In Sphingomonas phyllosphaerae, one DNA window encodes the following:
- a CDS encoding LacI family DNA-binding transcriptional regulator → MSDRVTSFDIAAAAGVSQPTVSRALRGDRTVNAATRLRIAAIAEQLGYKVDRAASSLRRGEAKTLALLFFEDPLPDASTINPFFLSMLGSILKTCALRGYDLLTSFQQLSADWHKDYADSRKADGLILLGYGDWELYRVRLEQLVGQSTRYVRWGSVEPNGLGTVLGCDNLGGGRDVARHLIQRGRQRVAFVGTATDHYPEFRDRYRGLCDALRRAGLAVDPGLHIDALSSEQVGYEATRRLLARDIPFDALFAASDLIALGALRALDEAGRRVPEDVAVAGFDDIPAARLTRPPLTTVAQDYARAGALLVDTLVRRIAGEPTENVMLPATLMVRASA, encoded by the coding sequence CTGTCCGATCGCGTCACCTCCTTCGACATCGCCGCCGCCGCGGGCGTCTCGCAACCGACCGTCTCGCGCGCGCTGCGCGGCGACCGCACGGTCAACGCCGCGACGCGGCTGCGGATCGCGGCGATCGCCGAGCAGCTCGGCTACAAGGTCGATCGCGCCGCCTCGTCGCTGCGCCGCGGCGAGGCCAAGACGCTGGCGCTATTGTTCTTCGAGGATCCGCTGCCCGACGCCTCGACGATCAACCCGTTCTTCCTGTCGATGCTCGGCTCGATCCTGAAGACCTGTGCGCTGCGCGGCTACGACCTGCTGACCTCGTTCCAGCAATTGTCGGCCGACTGGCACAAGGACTATGCCGACAGCCGCAAGGCCGACGGGCTGATCCTGCTCGGCTACGGCGACTGGGAATTGTACCGCGTCCGGTTGGAGCAACTGGTTGGCCAGTCGACGCGCTACGTCCGCTGGGGATCGGTCGAGCCGAACGGGCTCGGCACGGTGCTGGGCTGCGACAATCTCGGCGGCGGACGCGATGTCGCGCGGCACCTGATCCAGCGCGGACGACAGCGCGTGGCGTTCGTCGGCACCGCCACCGATCATTATCCCGAATTCCGCGACCGCTATCGCGGGCTGTGCGACGCGCTGCGCCGTGCCGGGCTGGCAGTCGATCCGGGGCTGCACATCGATGCCTTGTCGTCGGAGCAGGTCGGCTATGAGGCGACACGGCGGCTGCTCGCGCGCGACATTCCCTTTGACGCCTTGTTCGCCGCGTCGGACCTGATCGCTTTGGGCGCCTTGCGCGCGCTCGACGAGGCGGGGCGGCGCGTGCCGGAGGATGTCGCGGTCGCGGGGTTCGACGACATTCCCGCGGCGCGGCTGACGCGTCCGCCGTTGACGACCGTGGCGCAGGATTATGCGCGCGCCGGTGCGTTGCTGGTCGACACCTTGGTGCGCCGGATCGCGGGGGAGCCGACCGAAAATGTCATGCTCCCCGCGACGCTGATGGTGCGCGCCTCGGCGTAG